AGTGAAAGGATATCCTCAGTGATCACCTGTGTGTAGAGatgcaggagatgggaaaggtctTCAATTATAATTCCTCCTCTGTCTTTACCAAGGAGGAAGGCTTGAAGTCTTGAGTGCAGTTGTATTACAGTCGAGGTGGTGCTGGATGTCGTTAACCGTATGAAGATACGTAAATCTCTGGGGTCTGTGATTAGATGTATCTAAGGCCGTTATTGAAAGTtcgagaataaattgcaggagccctggctgagatatgtgaatcGTCGTTAACCGTCGGTGAAGTGCGGAACATTTGAGGGTAGATAATGCTGTGCTTCTGTTTGAGAAGTGTTGCAAAGAAAAATCTGATAGCTCAAGACTGGGAACCACGTGAAGCATAAACTATAGATGAATAAGCCGAATGTTTGTGGTAAGACAGTTATGGGAGAGGATATAAGATGTATGTGCATTTGAAAAGACAGATATTGGGGATAGTCACCATTGTTTTGGCTTTGGAGGTTTCACGAATTTGAATGGCTCTTTTGAAGATGTACttgagaaggttgatgagggcagagccagaGACATAGTCTATACAGATTTCAGCATATACGATTCCCTGTGGTAGGTTAGATCGTATGGTGTCCTCGGGGAGATGCCAAACGGGTACAGAATTGGCTTAATGGTTGGAAACagaatgatggtggaagattgcttttcggactggaattCTATGAATGGTGCGCCACTTGGGATCCCTGATGGGCCCAGTACTGTCTCGTCTGAAGAAATTAATTCAATGGGGATGTCAAGGTATGATTAGCATTTTTGGACATGTAAGTTTGTGAAGTCGAACCAGAATATGACATTCACGTTGAAAGGGAGCCCCCTGGAGAGAATCCAGGAGTACAAACAATTCCCCAAAAGATGGCATCACGGGTAAATAGTGGAGAAGGTGGCCTTTAGCACGCTGGGCTGAATGATTCGGGAAATTCAATATAGAAGCTGGAACATATGTTACCGTTGGACAAGACATGGGCCGCACTTGTACTCTGTTCAGTTTAGTCACCCTATTTCAGAAAAGATAGCATTAAGATGGAAGGATGTGcaaataagatttacgaggatgtacctAGTACCCCAGGACATGAGCTATAgaaaaaggttgggcaggctagaactttattctttggtgTGCAGGAGCCATTATTATTTGTTCATCTCCAGTGTGGTGCTCTTGGGTCTGTCCAAAAAAACACGTTGTCCTCCCAGCTCAGTTGAAAAGTTCAGGAGGGAATGTTGGCCCATTCCAGATTGCAGGACGACAGGAGAGGAGGGACTcggcggggtggggggaaggtgatgAGGTAGCCCAGAACAAATGTGGGACCGGGCAGAGGTCCACCGGATACAGAGGGACCAAGGGTAGATCGCCGGTTATAAAAGGGGAACCATCGGGGAACGGCGAGAAAAAAGGGGTCTGCGGCCACGTGCAgtggcaggcctggttcaccgCTGCGAGCAGCAGTTAGAACTGTTTTGGTTAACGCGGCGACTATTGTGTACTGCCGAGGCGAGTTCTACTGTATGATATTACCGGGTTATgtgcaaaacaatgcatttcgCTGTACCTAGGGACATGTGAAATTAAGTATGATGACATATTGAGATTGAAGGCTGATTTAATAGAGATGTATGAAATAATGGGGGGAAATAGAAAGTGTGTACGCACAGGTATTTTTCCTCAGAGTTGAAGAATCCAAAGGGAGGGCGCCTTTGATGGGAGGGgaaccatttaataggaacctgagggttaacatcttctcacagattggtgggcatatggaacaagctgtccgtGGTAGTAAATTGAAGCGGGCAGAATAATAAcatgtcagagagtcatagagtgatacagagtggaaacaggcccttctgcccaacttgcccacaccggccaacatgtcccagctgcaccaatcccacctgcccgcgtttggcccatatccctccaaacctgtcctatccatgaacctgtccaagtgtttgttaaaagttgggatagtccctgctccaactacctcctctggaagcttgttctagacacccgccaccctctgtgtgaaaaaggcacccctcagattcctattaaatcttttcctcaaaagacatttggacagagtgGTTTAGAGAGATTATGGTCAAACGTActgatgggactagcatagatggggcattttggttaggttgggccaaagggcctgttttcttgctctGTTTCTAAGACGATCATTCACTTCCACTTGCCCCAGAAAGCCAGCTCAAATTGCTACCAGGTATTCCGAACCTGTGGGTCTCGATTTGAAAATGATCTGCAACCTACACTTAATGGTTTTTTCAGGTGGGAAATTAACTCAAGCTGGCAAGTTCCTCAAAAGAATTTGGCCACGCACCTCTTCAAAGAAAGATGGTCAGAACACAGGAATAACGACAGAAAAGCAAAGTCGGATGGAGAGCAGAACCTCAATGGAATGTGAACCCGCCGAAGAGGAAAGGGAGCAATGTCAGCCCAGAGGGAGAGGAATAGGAGACATGGTTCACAGCCCTGGAACTGACCCAAGTGGCGAAATCCATCATGACCGAGAAATATCAAGCAAGGAATCATCGAGTCTCATCCAAGGAGCAGGTGAGTGACATGGGTGGGGAGGGAATGCTGCAGAATGGTGAAGACTGCAGGGAGAGAaaagaggaaaagaaactaaggaGTTAGGGCGAGGGGAAACAGGAGAGAGGAATCGTGGTGGAACAGTGTCATACTGACTTGGTTAATGACGCTACCGTTTTCTGCGAGGATCAGTTCTGGAACCTCTGCAACTTGTGATCATGTCTATGATTTGGACAAAAACGTAGGTGGTCGAGTTAGTAAGTTCAAAAACATTCAAACTATTTGCAGAATTGTGGATcatgaggaaagctgtcaaaagCTCCACTAGAATACACATCAGTTGCAAATATGATCTGAATGAAGGCAGACaaagattggattgttttctctgagtaATGAAGGCAGAGTGGAGGCCTAATAGGAGTATAGGATAAAAGGGGCATAGATATTGTCAGTCTTGTTCCCAGGGTGGGGATGACTCTTACTGGGGAGTGGAATGTTTAAAGGGGGCATGCTGGACAAGTTTTTTATGCACACTTTGGTCCGTTCCTGAGCAGGTGGTGGAAATGCTGTTTAGACTGACGCATGACTGACACAGTCAGGGAACAGAAGGATCCAGTCCATGAGCAAGTAGATGGGATTAGTTCAAATTGTCATGATATTGATAGTGCAGATATGGGGGATCTAAGGGCCAGTTCccgtgctgcactattctatgttctatgtatcatcTCCAGGTTTGGCTTCATTAATCCAAATCATAAAGTCATGGACTCGTGCAGCAACgataaacaggttcttcggcccatgttgccccatctgtactggtcccacctgcctgtatttggtccatacccttctaaacctttctgatCCTTGCACctgtgcaaatatattttaaatgttgtggtagcacctgccccaactaccccctccggtaGCTTGTCCCATATGTCCCCATGATCTGTGAAAACATTTTccccagattcctatgaaatctttatcCACTAACTTTAATCTATTTTCTCTGGTTCATCATTCCCCTGCTCTGCGTCTAAGACACTATCCACTCCCCTCATGAACTTatccacctcaataagatcatccctcgtcctcctgcgctccaaagaataaagtcctcgcatgctcaacctctccatgtcaTTCAGGCCCTCAAGTACTGGCAACATGCTCTTAAATCTTCTTCGCACCATTTCCGGTTtggtaacatctttcctataacagggtgtccagaactgaacgcataaacatagaaaacatataaaacatagaaaaccggtgcaggaggaggctattcggccttaCGAGACAGcagtgccattcattgtgatcatggctgatcgcccccaatcaataacccgtgcctgccttctcccaatatccctcgatttcactagcccctagcgttctatctaactcgctcttaaatccatccattgatttgacttccactgccttcagtggcagacaaTTCTACAaactcacaacactctgggtgaaaaacttacttctcacctcagttttaaatggaatcccctttattctaagactgtggcccttagttctggactcgcccaacattgggaatatttttcctgcatctcgtttgtccagtccttttataattttatatgtttctataagatcccctctcatccttctaagctccagtgaatacaagcctggtcttttcaatctttcctcatatgtcagtcccgccatcccagggatcaatctcgtgaacctacgatgcactgccTACGTTActgtaaatgtgacctcacccaagTCTTGTACACCTGTTACATAACaccccatcttctatactcaatattctgattgaTGAACCCTGTCCTTCACCGAGGTCCTgtcctgctttgacttcccaaaatgcaacaccatgtacttatctgtattaaactccattcaacATTTCTCAGCCCAACGGATGAAGGCCCCATTGCAACACTTGATAACTATcgtactaatcatgtcttgtgtactcatccaaatctttgagataatccacaaacagcaatggggccaGCAACGATCCCTGGGGAACACTACCAGTCACAGGcctgcagtctgaaaaacaaacttTCATCGTCACCCTCCGCTTCCTATTACGGTCAATTCTTTATCCAGTcacctagctctccctggatcccttgCGATGAAACCTTCCAAAGCAGTCTATCGTGTAGAACGTTACCAAATGCCCTGAAGTCCATATGTAAAGTCTACGGCTTTTCCCTTATCAATCTTTTAAGTTACTTcagaaaattcaatcagatttatgagacatGATCTGCAATGTACAAAGCTATGCTAACTCTCCACAATCAGTCCTTATCAATCCCAATATGGATATATCATTCCCCTCAATATTCTCCAGTAATTTGCCTACCACAGACGTTAGGTTCACTGGTCTATACTTCCCATGGTTTACCTTGCAGCCCCTCTTAAATGCAGACATGGCATAGCTACCCCCCCCCAGCACCTTACCTGTATCTAATGATCATTCGTATAGCTGAGCCAAGGCACCTACAATTTCTAGtctaccttcccacactgacttcgGACATAACTGATCAGACCCTGGAGATGTATCCACCTTCATACACCTTGAGgtattcagcacctcctcgacagtAATATAGACTGTTCTCGACACTTCCATTAATTGTCCCACGTTCCCTGCTTTACGCATATTGCTCAACATTAAACACAGAGGTAAAATACTCACTAAGAACGTTgtacatctcctgtggctccacactgagatgaccactttggtttctaaaGGGCCCTATTTCCCTTAATATAAATTAGATCTTTGAAtctcccttaatattatctgccagggcTACCTCTTGATCCCTGTATACCCGCCTGATTTCCTCCTTTGGTATGCTCCTCAATTCCCGAAACTCTTCTGGGAATAGACTTTCCCACCTTCCTAGATCGATCCCAAGCTGCCTGCGTTTCCGTGACCAGAGCCTCAAATTCTCTCATCATGCAAGCTTCGATGCTCCCACTTGCTTTGCCATTCTCTTTAATATGAgcatgcatgccttgaactcttGTCACAACATTTTTCAAAGCATCCCAATTTCCGGATGTTCTTTTGACAGCAAATAtttggaatttataaatatatttagaAAGTCAAAATCCCCCAAAATGACTACCTTATTAGCCATATAGCTACCTGTAATCTCTTGGCATTTGCGCTCCTCCAATTACCGCTGACTATTTCCCCCCGCCCAGCCTCCTCCCTCAGCAATTCACATACCCATCAAGGTGATCAGCACCTTTTTAGTTAATCGCTCCACCAATACAGGCTTACTTGAACGAACCATGAGCcatatcaatttattcacaaaatgctggagtaactcagcaggtcaggcagcatctcgggagagaaggaatgggtgacgtttcgggtcgagacccttcttcacactgatgtcaggggggcgggacaaaggaaggatataggagatctgggaaggaggaggggaagggagggacagaggaactatctaaagttggagaagtcgatgttcataccactgggctgcaaactgcccaggcgaattatgaggtgctgttcctccaatttccggtgggcctcactatggcactggaggaggcccatgacagaaaggtcagactgggaatgggagggggagttgaagtgctcggccaccgggagatcagtttggttcatgcggaccgagcgcaggtgttcagcgaagcgatcgccgagcctgcgcttggtttcgccgacatGAGCCATATCATCTCGGTCTACTGCCGCAACATTCTTCCTAATCAATAAAGTCCTCTTTCGCCCTCACCTCACTCGCTacatcctggaacattaagctgccagtcctgtcccactTAGCCAGATTTCTGTAATGGGTACAACATCCCAGTGGCACATACCTATCCACACCCTCAGCTCATCCGCCTTACCCCTCAGacctctcacattaaaataattgcaattcaatCAAACAGCCCTCCCTCGCTTGTTGTCACGTCTATAttgtccacccccaccccccaaacttaTGGGAATCCCACCACGATGGGTCTTCCAGGCACGATGCTTCCTCCTGCCTAATATTACTGCTCTTCGCTGATGGGTCATCGCCTAACAGTCAACATAGCATCCCAGTTGCACACACCTATTCACACCCTCAGCTCATCAGCCTGACATTAATAATTGCAATACAATCTTGAAGCCCTTCCTGGCTCGCTGTCATGCCTATTTTGTCAACTGAACTTTCTCTGAAAGTTCGCCTCCTGTTTCTCATCTGCCTCAGTCATGCATTGGATCTCATCCTTCAACCAATCTAGCGTCGATCCACCCACATAGCTGCAGCAAACTGCCGGtcaggatgtgtaagaaggaactgcagatgctgtttaaaccgaagaaagacaaaaatatgggcaattggaggaacagcacctcatcttttgcttgggctgtttataccccagcggtatgaacattgtcttcttccacttcaggtagtccctgcttcccctctctatcccctccccttcccagttcacctactaggcttcctgtctccgactacatcctatctttgtcccactccctcccctgacatcaatctgaagagggtctcgacccgaaacgtcacccattccttctctcctgagttgctgcctgaccagctgacttactccagtattttgtgtttaccttcgatttaaaccagcatctgcagtttttgtttcccgaaacaatggatacagtagataagtttggatgaggtgcaaattagcttttgcctaacctgaaaggactgtcgaagtccctggacagagtcgagggaggaggtatcgcgacaggtgttgcatcttgtacggttgcagcggaaggtacctgggagggggtggtttgggtgggaagggataagttaaccagggagttgcgaagggaacagcctctgcggaaggcggcaaggcgtggagatgggaaaatgtggctagtggtggggataccattggaggtggcggaaattttggaggattatgtgctgtatgtgacggctgataccccatggacggctgatggggtggaaggtaaggacgaggaggactctgtctctgttgcgaataggaaggggggggcaagggcggagctgcggggtaccgaggagatacgagtcagggcctcatctatgatgggagaggggaatccccgttccctaaagatgaggacatctcagatgttctagtatggaacatttcatcttgggcgcagatgcggcgtaggcgAAGGATTTGGGAGAAGGGGATGGACTCAAAGCAGGAAGCAAGGGGGGAAGTTgtatagtcgagatagttgtggcagtcagtgggtttgtaattgaCGTCAGTCAgtggtctatttcttgtgatggagactgggagCTGGCGCTCAGGATATTGGCGTTCCCTTCAGGTTCAGCTGCAactcatccctcttgtacaggccaCGTCTGCCCCAGAAGAAATCCCAGTTGTACAAAAGTATGAATCCCTGCATCAGCTCCATTGCCACGcattcacctgtcctttttccgcTGTTCCTACACTCACTAGCACGGAGCACAAGCAGTACTACGGAGATCACTGCCCTGTATTTTTACATCTTTCTGAACATCCTATGTCATTTGTACCAACATGCACAGTGACTTCtggctcctcactctccctcttgAGAATATCAAGTAGCCGCTCCGaatcatcctggaccctggcaccagaaaGCAATACACAATACAGGAGTCTCGATTGCTTCCACGGAATCTCCTGTCCACCAATCTCCCCAACAGATGTATATCCTACCACTATGGCTTTGCCAGGCACGGAGCCTCATCCTGCCTGATACTACTGCTCTTCCCTGACGGGTCATCCCCTAACAATCTCCAAAACTGTTACGTGTTTTGAAGGGGAATGGCCACCTTCACCCTTTGCTAACTAGAGGTCCTGGGGGTCATCCACCTCCATTCATCCTGGTCTTTGGGCATGACCACCTCACTGTTAGTTTTGTCCAAAAGGTCTTTCGGATGATCCCGGGGTCATCCATCTGCATCTCCATTTCCCAAATACAGCCTgcaaggagctgcacctggaaacATTTCCCACGGGTTTAGCCACCAGCGACACGAGCAGTTGCTCTGACATCCCAGGTGCTGCAGGAGGATCGTTGCATCATTCCACCTGTCTCTTGGTGGCACTGAAATAAGAACCAACAAGCTCACCAATATCACACAACTGGCTAAACAGTAGGTTCAACAGACTGTACCTTTATCTGCAGTCCCCTCTCCTCAGACTCCTTGCCGAAGACTCGTGAGCTGAAGACTCACACTTGCCCTCTACACAGCACTTTACCTCTACACAACATCTCTACCAACACAGCCATTCCCAACAGGCCGCTTCGCTGGATCTTGCTTTTTTATTAGTTGCTCAATCAGCCAATTTCGATGCTCCAAACAATTTGCGCGCCATATTTTCAAGTGCTCTATTAAACTGCGATTACTTCAGAGCAGCAGAATACGGTAAAACCTATCCACACCGTGGCTGAAGTTGGAAACAGGACTGCGGCTCCAGTAACCTCAACAACAAGGACGGACACAGGTGTGCTGCAGACTTCTTCAAGATGTAAATGTTGTCTTGAAATCTGGTGTTCATCAAATGCATGGTCCACAGGTCAgaaggataagggaataaggaaGGGACTGAGAAAGAGAGGATGTTACCCTGCAGGCGGCAGTTGAAAGGACCGAGGGAGTGATCGCAGAGGTGATGAATCATCCTCACTGAAGATTCAGATGTGCATTAAAGCAGTGACTGGGAAGAGGCTTTCTGAGAAAGTGAAGAGTAGAAGATGGCGCataaaacgtggcgactcttgtgtttgAACTCTGTGCAGTCTGCACTGTTAGAGTTATTATGGTCCAAGTTGTGcctcagagtcatagaggcatgtgGTATGGAACAAGGCTCTTCGTCCCAACTTGGACATGTCAAACAACATGGCTCAACTACACTACTCCCACAAGCCTGCGtaaggcccatgtccctctaaacctatcctgttcaTGTACCGATTTTGTCATAAAATCCCCTACTCCACCCGAAACCTATGTCATTTGTTTCTTGATTCTCAACCTCTGGGTAGAAGACGGTGTGcattgatctattctatattgtggccaggccactacaatataaTAGATAGTGTATCGATTCTTCTCATGATCCTCGTGTACAGGAGGATGGTCACTGAActtgggtacacatgacagtatCCATT
This region of Rhinoraja longicauda isolate Sanriku21f unplaced genomic scaffold, sRhiLon1.1 Scf000066, whole genome shotgun sequence genomic DNA includes:
- the LOC144612650 gene encoding uncharacterized protein LOC144612650, translating into MAESGDCGGDSVTSTSTKQKGGKLTQAGKFLKRIWPRTSSKKDGQNTGITTEKQSRMESRTSMECEPAEEEREQCQPRGRGIGDMVHSPGTDPSGEIHHDREISSKESSSLIQGAVGNRTAAPVTSTTRTDTDLTPTLSKLLTQWNEYQLFQLTKFYRERLKQAIEEGVESLSFMMRPEGHFTKQEHVVSGRITVTSVSRHRTDGIGEE